A genome region from Camelina sativa cultivar DH55 chromosome 10, Cs, whole genome shotgun sequence includes the following:
- the LOC104718002 gene encoding uncharacterized protein LOC104718002, with protein sequence MASISSSSDHHLPVSRRRLKPLILRDYLLEDLSSCSSNGFKSFPRILNAEVKRSRTFHHSPRLTCGLAFSHAVHKASTALLTAVKLLPFPSSVKSPTRTRDNKKVLFSRSFWRIKRSRRELKVDGENKQETDDREKEIQRWRIFADFLQESQEYQPYDHVSPTDSFSGEATLSNDAVGDSLSFSSENSEVVTHSSSGEVVVIMSGDCVGSHVSDGSSLHDNTEECVNEEKEQLSPISILECSFEDDAISPPSHHKERDEKTKNERKSRRFLSLVRLQPVDLQKCIEQYVGRQDYNSDHIIKTEEDQSEIRANRMFALLKSRTIEEQNHLLASHVLDNVMLDFFKEKGNNETRDEDKLVDIVEEWVTKRQEEEYNMFTSWEVRENREIYVKEMKWGCINEDGREYVVEELENGFVSSLIDELILEL encoded by the exons ATGGCATCGATCAGTTCTTCCTCCGATCATCACCTTCCGGTGAGCAGAAGACGGTTAAAGCCATTGATATTACGAGATTACCTCCTCGAAGATCTCAGTTCATGCTCATCCAACGGCTTCAAATCATTCCCTCGTATCCTCAACGCTGAGGTCAAACGTTCAAGAACCTTTCACCACAGTCCTCGTCTTACCTGCGGGTTAGCGTTTAGTCACGCCGTTCATAAAGCTTCGACGGCGTTACTCACCGCCGTTAAACTCTTGCCGTTCCCTTCCTCCGTTAAGTCTCCAACTCGGACGAGAGATAACAAGAAAGTGCTTTTCTCAAGAAGCTTCTGGAGGATCAAACGTTCGCGACGTGAGCTCAAAGTCGACGGAGAGAACAAACAAGAAACGGATGATCGTGAAAAGGAGATCCAACGGTGGAGAATATTCGCTGATTTTCTCCAAGAGAGTCAAGAATATCAACCGTACGATCACGTTTCCCCGACGGATTCGTTTTCTGGTGAGGCGACATTGTCAAACGACGCCGTCGGTGACTCGTTAAGTTTTAGTAGCGAGAACTCGGAGGTCGTGACTCACTCATCATCAGGCGAAGTAGTAGTTATTATGAGTGGGGATTGTGTAGGGTCACATGTCAGTGACGGATCGTCTCTCCACGACAACACAGAG GAATGCGTGaacgaagaaaaagaacaactCAGTCCAATATCGATCTTAGAATGCTCATTTGAAGATGATGCTATCTCTCCTCCTTCGCATCACAAGG aaagagatgagaagacGAAAAACGAGAGAAAAAGCAGAAGATTTCTGAGTTTGGTACGACTTCAGCCTGTGGATTTACAGAAATGCATAGAGCAATACGTGGGAAGACAAGATTACAACTCTGATCACATTATTAAAACCGAAGAAGATCAATCCGAAATCCGAGCAAACCGTATGTTTGCTCTACTGAAGTCTAGAACTATCGAGGAACAAAACCATTTACTGGCATCTCATGTATTAGACAATGTGATGCTAgattttttcaaagaaaaagggAATAATGAGACAAGAGACGAGGACAAGTTGGTGGATATAGTTGAAGAATGGGTGACGaagagacaagaagaagaatataatatgtttacgAGTTGGGAAGtgagagagaatagagagatCTATGTAAAAGAAATGAAATGGGGTTGTATCAATGAAGATGGGAGAGAGTATGTGGTTGA
- the LOC104718001 gene encoding protein DETOXIFICATION 49-like has product MAAPLIIKNHTDHRQDPNPNPNHLSSLIQEAKSIAKISLPMILTGLLLYSRSMISMLFLGRLNDLSALSGGSLALGFANITGYSLLSGLSIGMEPICVQAFGAKRFKLLGLALQRTTLLLLLCSLPISLLWLNIKKILLFFGQDEEISDQAEIFILFSLPDLILQSFLHPIRIYLRSQSITLPLTYSAFFAVLLHIPINYLLVSSLGLGLKGVALGAIWTNVNLLGFLIIYIVVSGVYDKTWGGFSMDCFKGWRSLMNLAIPSCVSVCLEWWWYEIMILLCGLLLNPQATVASMGILIQTTALIYIFPSSLSVSVSTRVGNELGANTTPFLLDSLDIEESGNYRHLNVF; this is encoded by the coding sequence ATGGCAGCTCCTTTGATCATCAAGAACCATACAGATCACCGACAAGATCCAAATCCTAACCCGAATCATCTCTCCTCTTTGATTCAAGAAGCCAAATCAATCGCCAAAATATCTCTCCCAATGATCTTAACTGGTTTACTTCTCTACTCTCGTTCAATGATCTCAATGCTCTTCCTCGGCCGTCTCAACGATCTCTCTGCTCTCTCGGGCGGCTCGCTCGCACTCGGCTTTGCCAACATCACGGGCTACTCTCTACTCTCCGGTCTTTCTATTGGCATGGAACCCATCTGTGTTCAAGCCTTTGGCGccaaaagattcaaacttttagGCCTTGCTTTGCAAAGAACCACACTTTTGCTTCTCCTCTGTTCTCTTCCCATCTCTCTCCTCTGGCTCAACATCAAAAAGATCCTTTTGTTCTTCGGACAAGACGAAGAAATCTCGGACCAAGCTGAGATCTTtatcctcttctctctccctgATCTGATTCTCCAATCTTTTTTACACCCTATCCGTATCTACCTCCGATCTCAATCGATCACTCTTCCTCTTACTTACTCTGCTTTCTTCGCCGTATTGCTCCACATTCCAATCAACTACCTTCTCGTTTCTTCCCTTGGTCTCGGACTTAAAGGAGTCGCTTTGGGAGCAATCTGGACTAATGTCAATCTCCTAGGGTTTCTGATCATCTATATTGTGGTTTCTGGTGTTTACGACAAGACTTGGGGAGGGTTTTCGATGGATTGTTTTAAAGGATGGAGATCTCTAATGAATTTAGCAATCCCTAGCTGTGTCTCGGTTTGTCTAGAATGGTGGTGGTACGAAATCATGATTCTTCTATGTGGACTGTTACTTAACCCGCAAGCAACTGTGGCATCTATGGGAATCTTGATCCAAACCACAGCTTTGATCTACATTTTCCCTTCTTCTCTTAGTGTTAGCGTTTCGACACGTGTTGGGAACGAACTAGGTGCGAACACGACCCCGTTTTTGTTGGATTCTTTGGATATAGAAGAAAGTGGGAATTATAGGCATTTGAATgtgttttaa